The Apibacter raozihei genome contains a region encoding:
- a CDS encoding GRP family sugar transporter yields MSIIDFLIACIPILSWGMVPVISTLIGGKAIEQSFGIAIGSFIFAIVVYAIRKPELNPHIIWIGLASGLFWALGSVCQYKGLKYLGVSKSMPISNGTQIIGTSLLGVFLGDWATSNSKIFGFIALAMIIIGIVFTSYKQPEEGKKGEKIQWGRGIAVNLLSTLGFTLYVGILKYFGIDGWSSLLPQSVGQIIGVTLIAFLFFKINPYNFTAMKNSIVGVVWAIGNLAILVSQMKLGLSVAYPVGQASIIVSVIAGVYINKEKKTRKEWISAIIGMSIIVLGLFFIYLSGVYDKS; encoded by the coding sequence ATGAGTATAATTGATTTTTTAATAGCCTGTATTCCCATCTTATCCTGGGGTATGGTACCGGTTATTTCTACTTTAATAGGAGGTAAGGCTATAGAACAATCTTTCGGAATTGCAATAGGAAGTTTTATCTTTGCAATTGTTGTTTATGCAATAAGGAAACCGGAGTTAAATCCTCACATTATTTGGATAGGACTAGCCTCAGGACTTTTCTGGGCGCTAGGTTCTGTTTGCCAGTATAAAGGACTTAAGTATTTAGGTGTTTCCAAATCCATGCCCATTTCAAATGGAACACAGATAATTGGAACCTCTTTATTAGGTGTTTTTTTAGGAGATTGGGCAACAAGTAATTCTAAAATATTCGGTTTTATAGCTCTTGCTATGATAATTATAGGTATTGTATTTACATCTTATAAACAACCGGAAGAAGGAAAAAAAGGTGAAAAGATACAATGGGGGAGAGGTATAGCAGTTAATCTTCTTTCTACGTTAGGATTTACCCTTTATGTTGGGATTTTAAAATACTTTGGAATTGATGGTTGGTCAAGTCTTTTACCTCAATCAGTAGGTCAGATTATTGGAGTTACCTTAATAGCATTTTTATTTTTTAAGATCAATCCATATAATTTTACCGCAATGAAAAATAGCATCGTAGGAGTGGTATGGGCTATTGGTAATCTGGCAATTTTAGTCTCACAAATGAAATTAGGTTTATCGGTAGCTTATCCTGTAGGACAAGCTTCTATAATAGTTTCAGTTATTGCCGGTGTATATATTAATAAAGAGAAAAAAACAAGAAAAGAATGGATTTCAGCCATTATAGGAATGTCTATCATTGTACTGGGATTATTCTTCATTTACTTATCAGGTGTATACGATAAATCTTAA
- a CDS encoding SDR family NAD(P)-dependent oxidoreductase, protein MGQLNNKTALITGSSSGIGKAMATKFAQEGANVIITYHSGKERAEQLEKELSSLNVKVKAYQVDVSDLEQIKSFFALVEKDFNDIDILVNNAGVNGQNINVEDMDIETWDNTIKTDLYGPFYCIKEFLQLKKKHDSYQNSRIINVTSIHEYICKPGNADYNASKAGMRNLSQTLAIELAPKGLTVNNIAPGMILTPMNKKVMDDKDVLKEKENIIPMKRGGSPEEVANVALFLASQASSYVTGSTYTVDGALSILGQDA, encoded by the coding sequence ATGGGACAATTAAATAACAAAACCGCACTTATTACCGGTTCAAGCTCCGGTATTGGTAAAGCTATGGCCACCAAATTTGCTCAGGAAGGAGCTAACGTAATTATAACATATCATTCAGGGAAAGAGAGAGCAGAACAGTTAGAAAAAGAATTGTCAAGTTTGAATGTAAAAGTTAAAGCATATCAGGTAGATGTTTCTGATTTAGAGCAAATAAAAAGTTTTTTTGCTTTAGTTGAAAAAGACTTTAATGACATTGATATTTTAGTGAATAATGCAGGAGTAAACGGACAAAATATTAATGTAGAAGATATGGATATTGAAACTTGGGATAATACTATAAAAACTGATTTATATGGTCCGTTTTATTGCATTAAAGAATTTCTACAACTTAAAAAGAAGCATGATTCTTACCAGAATTCAAGAATAATAAATGTTACTTCCATTCACGAATATATATGTAAGCCAGGAAATGCAGATTATAATGCTTCTAAAGCAGGTATGAGAAATCTTTCTCAAACATTAGCTATTGAGCTGGCACCAAAAGGTTTAACCGTGAATAATATTGCTCCGGGTATGATTTTGACCCCTATGAACAAGAAAGTAATGGATGATAAAGATGTTTTGAAAGAAAAAGAAAACATAATTCCCATGAAAAGAGGAGGTTCTCCTGAAGAAGTAGCAAATGTAGCTTTATTTTTAGCTTCTCAGGCAAGTTCATACGTTACCGGTTCAACGTATACCGTAGACGGAGCTTTATCAATATTAGGACAAGACGCTTAA
- a CDS encoding glucose 1-dehydrogenase — protein MYKDLKGKVAVITGSSTGLGKAIAQRFGKEGISVIVNYFSDKKDAEDLVKEIEKTGGKAIAVQGDVGKEEDIKKLSKVAIDIFGDLDIWINNAGHQKKIPTHEMTLNEWNSVISTNLTGVFLGSREAIRYFLEKNKKGIIINMSSVHERIPKPHFVHYSASKGGVKMLTETLALEYAQKGIRINCIAPGAIYTPINADFKDPKIVEEVEETIPLGYVGKPEDISNVAVWLCSSQAEYITGTSIFADGGMKLYPSFEIKDEAM, from the coding sequence ATGTATAAAGACTTAAAAGGTAAGGTCGCTGTTATAACAGGATCCTCTACAGGCTTGGGTAAAGCCATAGCTCAAAGATTCGGTAAAGAGGGGATTAGCGTAATTGTTAATTATTTTTCCGATAAAAAAGATGCAGAAGACTTAGTAAAAGAAATTGAAAAAACCGGAGGAAAGGCTATTGCTGTACAAGGAGATGTGGGTAAAGAAGAGGATATAAAAAAGCTAAGTAAAGTAGCTATTGATATTTTTGGAGATTTAGACATATGGATCAATAATGCAGGGCATCAGAAAAAAATTCCAACTCATGAAATGACTCTTAACGAATGGAATTCAGTTATCAGTACTAACTTAACCGGTGTGTTTTTAGGTTCCAGAGAAGCTATAAGATATTTCTTAGAAAAAAATAAAAAAGGAATTATTATCAATATGTCCAGTGTACATGAAAGAATTCCAAAACCTCATTTTGTTCATTACTCAGCCAGTAAAGGAGGGGTTAAAATGTTAACCGAAACTTTAGCGTTGGAATATGCGCAAAAAGGAATCAGGATCAATTGTATTGCCCCGGGAGCCATTTATACACCTATAAATGCTGACTTTAAAGATCCGAAAATAGTTGAAGAAGTAGAAGAAACTATTCCTCTTGGATATGTTGGAAAACCAGAAGATATTTCCAATGTAGCTGTATGGCTGTGTTCTTCTCAGGCAGAATATATAACAGGAACATCCATCTTTGCAGATGGAGGAATGAAACTATATCCTTCATTTGAGATAAAAGACGAAGCAATGTAA
- a CDS encoding lactonase family protein produces the protein MELFLIIGTYTQGGSNGMYVYKFNPETGTSSYSSSVAINNPSYLVVNHQENHIYSVSENEDNENSTVNAFTFDKKEGKIVLQNSQQVFGAAPCYINIGKKDRYVVTANYIGGSISVFKTDMDGSLLPIIQQINFSGSSVHDVRQNQSHLHCVVFSPDYNHLFATDLGSDRIYKFDVDYDHEGSFLSFGTPPYVEVTAGSGPRHLTFHPNQKYAYLINELGGTVTVFEYSNGNLVEIQTTISDKFKAEGSADIHIHPNGKFLYASNRLKKDGISIFKINENDGKITRIDYERTDIHPRNFIISPNGKFLLVANQDSNTIQTFSIDLETGLLSDNQEDIIIDMPVCLKFISIC, from the coding sequence ATGGAACTATTCTTAATTATTGGAACTTATACCCAAGGAGGTAGCAACGGTATGTATGTCTATAAATTTAATCCTGAAACTGGAACATCCAGCTATTCAAGCAGTGTTGCTATCAACAACCCCTCTTACCTTGTGGTAAACCATCAGGAAAACCACATATACTCTGTAAGCGAAAATGAAGACAATGAAAATTCTACAGTTAACGCTTTTACTTTTGATAAAAAAGAAGGGAAAATAGTTTTACAAAACTCTCAGCAGGTATTTGGGGCTGCACCGTGTTACATCAATATCGGTAAAAAGGATAGATATGTCGTTACAGCTAATTATATCGGTGGGAGTATTTCGGTATTTAAAACAGATATGGACGGCAGTCTTCTTCCCATTATTCAACAAATTAACTTTTCCGGTAGTAGTGTTCACGATGTTAGGCAAAATCAGTCTCACTTGCATTGTGTTGTATTTTCACCTGACTATAATCATTTGTTTGCTACTGATTTAGGAAGCGACAGAATTTACAAATTTGATGTTGATTATGATCATGAAGGAAGTTTCCTTTCCTTCGGTACTCCTCCATATGTTGAGGTTACTGCCGGATCCGGCCCTCGACATTTAACTTTCCACCCTAATCAGAAATACGCATATTTGATTAATGAACTAGGTGGTACGGTAACTGTTTTTGAATACAGTAATGGGAATTTAGTGGAAATACAAACTACTATTTCGGATAAATTTAAAGCAGAAGGAAGTGCTGATATTCATATTCACCCGAATGGGAAATTTCTTTATGCTTCCAATCGTTTAAAAAAAGATGGAATCTCCATTTTTAAAATTAATGAAAATGATGGCAAAATTACCCGCATCGATTATGAAAGAACTGATATACATCCACGAAATTTTATTATTTCTCCTAATGGTAAATTTTTATTGGTAGCTAATCAGGACAGCAATACCATTCAGACATTTTCTATAGATCTGGAAACCGGATTACTTAGTGATAATCAAGAAGATATAATCATTGACATGCCTGTATGCCTGAAGTTTATTTCTATCTGTTAG
- the eno gene encoding phosphopyruvate hydratase: MSLIAQIHARQILDSRGNPTVEVDVITEYGTLGRAAVPSGASTGEYEAVELRDGGKEYLGKGVLKAVQNVNELIAPELVGVDVFEQALIDKAMIDLDGTPNKGKLGANAILGVSLAVAQAAAKELGLPLYRYVGGVNGKVLPVPMMNIINAGAHSDAPIAFQEFMIMPVVADSYSTAIRMGTEIFHSLKKVLHDRGLSTAVGDEGGFAPNFKNIEDALDTVLDAIKKAGYTPGQDVMLALDCASSEFCKDGKYDYSIFEGQGGKVRTSEEQAEYLAELAGKYPIISIEDGMDENDWAGWKILTDKIGDKVQLVGDDLFVTNVKKLSDGIKQGVGNSILIKVNQIGTLTETIDAVQMAQNAGYTAVMSHRSGETEDNTIADLAVALNCGQIKTGSASRSDRMAKYNQLLRIEESLGEVAVYPQFHAFKIKR; the protein is encoded by the coding sequence ATGAGTCTAATAGCACAAATTCATGCAAGACAAATTTTGGATTCCAGAGGAAATCCAACTGTAGAAGTGGATGTAATCACTGAGTATGGAACTTTAGGAAGAGCTGCTGTTCCATCTGGAGCTTCTACTGGTGAATATGAAGCTGTAGAGTTGAGAGATGGAGGAAAAGAATATTTAGGTAAAGGAGTATTAAAAGCAGTTCAAAACGTTAATGAATTGATAGCACCTGAATTAGTTGGTGTTGATGTTTTTGAACAAGCTTTAATAGATAAAGCAATGATAGATTTAGATGGAACTCCTAACAAAGGTAAATTAGGAGCTAATGCTATCTTAGGTGTTTCTTTAGCTGTTGCTCAGGCTGCTGCAAAAGAATTAGGATTACCTTTATACAGATATGTGGGTGGTGTTAACGGAAAAGTTCTTCCTGTTCCTATGATGAACATCATTAATGCAGGAGCTCACTCTGATGCACCAATTGCTTTTCAGGAATTTATGATTATGCCTGTAGTAGCTGACAGCTACTCTACTGCAATCAGAATGGGAACAGAAATTTTCCACTCTCTTAAAAAAGTTTTACATGACAGAGGTCTTAGCACTGCTGTTGGTGATGAAGGTGGTTTTGCTCCAAACTTTAAAAATATCGAAGATGCATTAGATACAGTTTTAGATGCGATAAAAAAGGCAGGGTATACTCCGGGGCAGGATGTTATGCTTGCATTAGACTGTGCTTCATCTGAATTCTGTAAAGATGGTAAGTATGATTATTCTATTTTTGAAGGTCAGGGTGGTAAAGTAAGAACCAGTGAAGAACAAGCTGAATATCTAGCTGAACTAGCAGGTAAATATCCAATTATATCTATTGAAGATGGTATGGATGAAAACGACTGGGCTGGATGGAAGATTCTAACTGATAAAATTGGAGATAAAGTTCAATTAGTTGGTGATGATTTATTTGTTACTAATGTAAAAAAACTAAGTGACGGTATCAAACAAGGTGTAGGAAACTCAATTCTTATCAAAGTAAACCAAATAGGTACCCTTACAGAGACTATAGATGCAGTACAAATGGCTCAAAACGCTGGTTATACTGCTGTAATGTCACACCGTTCAGGAGAAACTGAGGACAACACCATAGCGGATCTTGCTGTCGCATTAAACTGTGGACAAATTAAAACAGGTTCTGCTTCAAGATCTGATCGTATGGCTAAATACAATCAGTTATTAAGAATTGAAGAAAGCTTGGGTGAGGTTGCAGTATATCCTCAATTCCATGCTTTTAAAATTAAAAGATAA
- a CDS encoding citrate synthase, producing the protein MSDTVKIQYNGKEYEYPIVDSVIGDKGININKLRDETGLITLDIGYKNTGATKSKITYLDGDLGQLYYRGYPIEQIAEKSTFTEVMYLLLEGELPRKEQLSQFEADIKQNSLVSEEMKQILKSFPRSAHPMGVLSTLTSALTAFNPHAVNVKSEKDLYNAYTMLLAKFPVLCAWTYRLKLGLPLNYSNNSLDYPHNFYQMMFRKPTEELEVDEVVVNAIDKLLILHADHEQNCSASTVRMVGSAHTGLFASISAGVSALWGPLHGGANQAVIEMLEMIQKDGGDLQKWIDKAKSKDDDFRLMGFGHRVYRNFDPRAKVIKKVADDLFEKLGIQDETLEIAKKLEEVALNDPYFIEKKLYPNVDFYSGIIYRVLGIPTEMFTVMFALGRLPGWIAQWKEMRMSGEPINRPRQIYVGNPQRDYVHINDR; encoded by the coding sequence ATGTCTGACACAGTAAAAATACAGTATAATGGTAAGGAGTATGAATATCCGATAGTAGACAGTGTAATTGGAGATAAAGGTATTAATATTAATAAGTTAAGGGATGAAACAGGTCTTATTACTTTAGATATAGGTTATAAAAATACCGGAGCTACCAAAAGTAAAATCACTTATCTGGATGGGGATCTAGGACAATTATATTACCGTGGATATCCTATTGAACAGATTGCTGAAAAATCTACTTTTACTGAGGTTATGTATTTGTTGTTAGAAGGAGAACTTCCGAGAAAAGAGCAGCTTTCACAATTCGAGGCAGATATTAAACAAAACAGTCTGGTGAGTGAGGAAATGAAGCAAATTTTAAAAAGCTTTCCTCGTTCAGCTCACCCTATGGGTGTATTATCAACATTAACCAGTGCTTTAACCGCATTTAATCCTCATGCTGTAAATGTAAAATCGGAAAAAGATTTATATAATGCTTATACTATGCTTCTGGCTAAATTCCCTGTTTTATGTGCCTGGACTTATCGTCTAAAATTAGGTCTACCTTTAAATTATTCAAATAATAGCTTGGATTATCCTCATAATTTTTATCAGATGATGTTCCGAAAACCAACCGAAGAACTTGAAGTGGATGAAGTTGTTGTGAATGCCATTGATAAATTATTAATTCTTCACGCAGATCATGAACAAAACTGTTCTGCTTCTACAGTACGAATGGTTGGATCTGCACATACCGGATTATTTGCTTCTATATCAGCGGGTGTATCTGCTCTCTGGGGTCCTTTACACGGTGGTGCAAATCAGGCTGTAATAGAAATGCTTGAAATGATTCAAAAAGATGGTGGTGACCTTCAGAAATGGATTGATAAGGCTAAATCCAAGGATGATGATTTCAGATTAATGGGATTTGGTCACAGAGTTTACAGAAACTTTGATCCTCGTGCGAAAGTTATTAAAAAAGTGGCTGATGATTTATTTGAAAAATTAGGCATTCAGGATGAAACTCTTGAAATTGCTAAAAAACTGGAAGAGGTAGCTCTCAATGATCCTTACTTCATAGAGAAAAAATTATACCCTAATGTTGATTTTTACAGCGGTATCATTTACAGGGTTTTAGGTATTCCTACAGAAATGTTTACAGTAATGTTTGCTTTAGGCAGGCTTCCTGGGTGGATAGCTCAATGGAAAGAAATGAGAATGAGCGGAGAACCTATCAACAGACCGAGACAAATCTATGTAGGGAATCCTCAAAGAGATTATGTTCATATAAACGATAGATAA
- a CDS encoding DUF2851 family protein translates to MNESFLHYVWMYKKFELFDLRTTSGEKLEIIHCGTLNPDSGPDFNFAKVIINGTEWAGNVEIHVKSSDWIKHKHDLNPNYDNIVLHIVYEDDQEILSLKLKKIPTLELKNYIAASLIDNYTHLEKKAYSFIPCEKLFTNLLPKLSIGFTEKQFFCKLEEKQKKISQLLILKNNDWEAVLASVLAYSFGLKINAEAFEQIFMETDYKILRKQFSNLTHLESLLFGLCFNLDMYEDEYAEILKEQFKFLQVKYRLTKTTINLKFSKLRPANFPTIRLSQLSCILTQYQNLFSYVIGAKTLQHYIYILDDVQASSYWNNHYVFDKISSHNQIKKLSSSQKELIILNAFLPIKFAYSKSIGKCMDDEIISIMEELSPEKNTVIQKFENLGISFNSALETQAFLHLYKNQCLNKKCLKCDIGYNILK, encoded by the coding sequence ATGAACGAAAGTTTTTTACATTATGTATGGATGTATAAAAAGTTTGAGTTATTTGATTTACGAACCACTTCAGGTGAAAAACTTGAAATCATCCATTGTGGAACCTTAAATCCTGATTCAGGACCGGATTTTAACTTTGCTAAGGTTATTATTAACGGAACTGAGTGGGCAGGAAACGTAGAAATACATGTAAAATCATCTGATTGGATTAAGCATAAGCATGATTTGAATCCGAACTATGACAACATTGTACTTCATATCGTTTATGAAGATGATCAGGAAATATTATCATTAAAGCTAAAAAAAATACCTACTTTAGAATTAAAAAATTATATTGCTGCTAGCTTGATCGACAATTATACTCACCTGGAAAAGAAAGCATATAGTTTTATTCCCTGTGAAAAATTATTTACCAATTTATTACCAAAGCTTTCTATTGGTTTTACGGAAAAACAGTTCTTTTGTAAACTGGAAGAAAAACAGAAAAAAATATCACAGCTCCTTATTTTAAAAAATAACGATTGGGAAGCTGTTCTCGCTTCTGTTTTAGCTTATTCATTTGGTCTTAAAATCAATGCGGAAGCATTTGAACAAATATTTATGGAAACTGATTATAAAATTCTTCGTAAACAGTTTTCAAACCTTACTCATTTAGAGTCTTTATTGTTCGGGCTTTGCTTTAATCTTGATATGTATGAGGATGAATATGCTGAAATATTAAAAGAACAGTTTAAATTTTTACAAGTAAAGTACAGACTCACCAAAACAACTATAAATTTAAAATTTTCTAAGCTGAGACCTGCCAATTTTCCTACTATACGTCTATCACAGCTTTCATGTATTTTAACTCAGTATCAAAATTTATTTTCTTATGTTATCGGAGCTAAGACATTGCAACACTATATCTACATTCTTGATGATGTTCAAGCTTCTTCCTATTGGAATAATCATTATGTTTTTGATAAAATTTCATCTCATAATCAAATAAAAAAGCTTTCATCATCTCAAAAAGAATTAATTATCTTGAATGCTTTTCTCCCCATTAAGTTCGCATATTCTAAAAGTATAGGAAAATGCATGGATGACGAAATAATCTCAATTATGGAGGAATTATCTCCTGAAAAAAATACAGTTATACAAAAGTTTGAGAATTTGGGCATATCATTTAATTCAGCTCTTGAAACTCAGGCTTTTCTACATTTATACAAAAATCAGTGTCTAAATAAAAAATGTCTAAAATGTGATATTGGTTATAATATTCTAAAGTAG
- a CDS encoding transglutaminase domain-containing protein, with amino-acid sequence MNNEKNSGDKNYTKNDWQKLWTILEKLIVYGAILCISLPIFIIVHRNLPNVNWKFNLDRIIIFALIVFILWFFVKFVRKIFFVFCLCIIGLLSVGSLTNKYGFASLALDYQAMIHSMKDSNKPQKILINKVAFNSSDALILKAMDFTNPEVRTFALEAINKHFKEYQSDSRYRTTIQCLAIFKEINSRWTYVNDPVGQEYYAKASESIKTLSGDCDDHSILMASCIRAVGGLPRLVYTVGHIYPELYIGDESDLESINFLIKHKLFDKESKGRSLYYHIDQDGKIWLNLDYTAHYPGGPFYNNKVLGVIDVEN; translated from the coding sequence ATGAATAATGAAAAGAATTCAGGAGATAAAAATTATACCAAAAATGATTGGCAAAAGCTCTGGACTATTTTAGAAAAACTGATTGTTTATGGAGCAATCTTATGCATTTCATTACCAATATTTATTATTGTTCATCGAAATTTACCCAACGTAAATTGGAAATTTAATTTAGATCGAATAATTATTTTCGCATTAATTGTTTTCATTTTATGGTTTTTTGTAAAATTTGTCAGAAAAATATTTTTTGTCTTTTGTTTATGCATTATTGGCCTATTATCTGTTGGCAGTTTAACCAATAAATATGGATTTGCTTCACTTGCGCTCGATTATCAAGCTATGATACATTCTATGAAAGATAGTAACAAACCACAAAAAATATTGATCAATAAAGTTGCATTTAATTCTTCAGATGCTCTTATATTAAAAGCAATGGACTTTACAAATCCTGAAGTAAGAACCTTTGCTTTAGAAGCAATTAATAAGCATTTTAAAGAATATCAGAGCGATAGTAGATATAGAACCACAATTCAATGTCTTGCTATATTTAAAGAAATAAACTCTCGTTGGACTTATGTTAACGATCCTGTAGGGCAAGAATATTATGCAAAAGCCAGTGAATCAATCAAAACCTTATCAGGAGATTGCGACGATCATTCCATATTAATGGCTTCATGCATTAGAGCTGTCGGAGGTCTACCTCGGTTAGTATATACAGTAGGACACATTTACCCCGAATTGTATATAGGAGATGAAAGTGATTTAGAGTCTATTAATTTTCTTATCAAACATAAACTATTTGATAAAGAAAGTAAAGGAAGAAGTTTATACTATCATATCGATCAGGATGGTAAAATATGGCTTAACTTAGATTATACAGCTCATTATCCAGGAGGCCCATTTTACAACAATAAAGTTTTAGGTGTAATTGATGTTGAAAATTAA
- a CDS encoding rhomboid family intramembrane serine protease: protein MGEINIIVIGVIVITALTSYKGFNDQVFFDRYKFNIGAILRGKQWDRLLTSAFLHGDLMHLIFNMYTFYFFSTFLLYYGVAFFFITYLGSILGGNLLSLWMHKKNPYYSAIGASGGVSGILFASIILNSQISIGIFPLPLNIPGWVFGIIYLGYSVYGMKAQLGNVGHDAHLGGAIMGIVAALGFIVMFPDYPFISFKPMYLLFMLIPLSVLAYFVYKEK from the coding sequence ATGGGAGAAATAAATATTATTGTAATTGGTGTAATTGTAATTACTGCCTTAACTAGTTATAAAGGTTTTAATGATCAGGTATTTTTTGATAGATATAAATTTAATATAGGAGCAATATTGAGGGGTAAGCAATGGGATAGATTGTTAACTTCTGCTTTCTTGCATGGGGATTTGATGCATTTGATATTTAATATGTATACCTTCTATTTTTTTTCAACTTTTTTGCTTTATTACGGTGTTGCATTTTTTTTCATAACCTATTTGGGATCAATTTTAGGTGGTAATCTATTGTCATTATGGATGCATAAAAAAAATCCGTATTATAGTGCAATAGGTGCCTCAGGAGGTGTATCCGGAATTTTATTTGCATCAATCATATTGAATTCACAAATATCAATAGGTATATTTCCATTACCTTTAAACATACCTGGTTGGGTATTTGGTATTATTTACTTAGGGTATTCCGTATATGGAATGAAAGCACAATTAGGAAATGTTGGGCATGACGCGCATTTGGGAGGAGCTATAATGGGCATAGTAGCAGCCTTAGGTTTCATTGTTATGTTTCCTGATTATCCATTTATTTCTTTTAAACCGATGTATCTTTTATTCATGTTAATACCTTTATCAGTATTAGCTTATTTTGTTTATAAAGAAAAATAG
- a CDS encoding NAD(P)/FAD-dependent oxidoreductase, translated as MIDYLIVGQGLAGTCLANKLEKENKSFKIIDIVSNSASFVSSGMFNPVVLKRFTPVWNAQKEIDVLLKEFKNFESLLNVKLVYESDLYRIFANEDEVKTWIKKSSKNENLIPFLDPNVHQSVNPYIKADYGMGRVKHSGKIFVRELLREYRKYLITKHNLIDDVFDFNTLNILENSIEYKGVEAAKVVFCDGYALKANPYFSYLPMEGVKGETMVIHANGLDLKDIVKSKVFVMPMENDYYYVGATYYYREVDDIVSEEGQNELINGLNKFLNYDYRIVKKFAGIRPTVIDRRPLLGRHPKLKNIFIFNGLGSRGVMLAPTMAGELYEYMENISELQAEVDINRFN; from the coding sequence ATGATTGATTACCTCATTGTAGGACAGGGACTCGCAGGAACCTGTTTAGCAAATAAACTTGAAAAAGAAAACAAATCTTTTAAAATCATTGATATTGTCTCAAATTCGGCATCTTTTGTTTCTTCAGGAATGTTTAATCCGGTAGTTTTAAAAAGATTCACACCCGTATGGAATGCTCAGAAAGAAATTGATGTTTTATTAAAAGAGTTTAAAAACTTTGAATCACTACTAAACGTAAAACTGGTTTACGAATCCGATTTATATAGAATTTTCGCCAATGAAGATGAAGTTAAGACCTGGATAAAAAAATCATCTAAAAATGAAAATCTAATTCCTTTTTTAGATCCCAATGTTCATCAATCGGTTAATCCATATATTAAAGCCGATTATGGTATGGGAAGAGTCAAGCATTCAGGGAAAATATTTGTTAGAGAATTACTTAGAGAGTATAGGAAATATCTTATTACCAAACATAATCTTATCGATGATGTTTTTGATTTTAATACTCTGAATATTTTAGAAAACTCAATTGAATACAAGGGGGTTGAAGCTGCTAAAGTTGTTTTTTGTGACGGGTATGCATTAAAAGCCAATCCTTATTTCAGTTATTTACCTATGGAGGGAGTTAAAGGAGAAACTATGGTTATTCATGCCAACGGCTTAGATTTAAAAGACATTGTAAAATCTAAAGTTTTTGTTATGCCTATGGAAAATGATTATTATTATGTAGGTGCAACTTATTATTATAGAGAAGTAGATGATATAGTTTCGGAAGAAGGACAAAACGAACTAATTAATGGATTAAATAAGTTTTTAAATTATGATTATAGAATAGTAAAAAAATTTGCCGGAATAAGACCAACGGTAATTGACAGAAGACCGTTATTAGGAAGACATCCAAAACTTAAAAATATTTTCATATTCAATGGTCTTGGCAGCCGTGGAGTTATGTTAGCTCCAACTATGGCAGGAGAATTGTATGAATACATGGAAAATATAAGCGAGCTTCAAGCAGAAGTAGATATAAATAGATTTAATTAA